A single region of the Schizosaccharomyces osmophilus chromosome 3, complete sequence genome encodes:
- the aah3 gene encoding cell wall alpha-amylase-like protein Aah3: protein MFNLSSLLISFFLVTLFGYTSAHSADEWRTRIIYQIVTDRFAKDDGSTDQPCNPASNSYCGGTWKGIEKKLNYIEDLGFTAIWISPVDENIEGDPDNAGEAYHGYWNTNYEKLNKHFGTEDDLVNLINAAHKAGIWVMLDTVVNSMALVGPYDQIDYSKVSPFNGPQYFHPYCIIDWNKNNRTNIQDCWQNSGVLLADLNVESSSVKSYLNKHIKQAVNHLGYDGLRIDAVKMMNETFFPEFVDSAGVFAIGEVFDYDPNVMCDYMNYHLGVTNYVVRLGFNFSFMAHDQFAPTAGFKTLQDQMKLVTTGNCSKADLGGMLIFLDNHDLPRYASYTDDQAIILSAYSFALLWDGIPSVYYGQEQGFYGGTDPANREALWSSGYDQTNPYYTMIKTIVNFRKHVMEQDTKFTHDTYDIVDVDVNHVAAKKRDVFLLYNNLGIKDNGTVYKVPTQYNENEVVSDVFGHRTLTVGHGGNITATLTHGYPMVLYPHTKLSDFTMPTINQTVMPSTAREKTTTVYTSFYSPTYSTRSFAGSHSLITMSSSHRAIPSFETLFFAFVFTTLAFIFFC from the coding sequence ATGTTCAATCTATCATCCCTTttgatttccttctttcttgttaCACTCTTTGGATATACCTCGGCGCATAGTGCTGATGAATGGCGAACCCGAATTATCTATCAAATTGTAACGGATCGTTTTGCTAAAGACGATGGAAGCACCGATCAGCCTTGCAATCCAGCTTCTAACAGCTACTGTGGTGGTACATGGAAAggtattgaaaaaaaattaaactATATCGAAGATCTTGGTTTTACAGCCATTTGGATTTCACCTGTTGATGAGAATATTGAGGGTGATCCCGATAACGCTGGTGAGGCCTACCACGGTTATTGGAACACGAATTACGAAAAACTCAATAAGCATTTCGGTACCGAAGATGATCTCGTCAACTTAATTAACGCTGCTCATAAGGCTGGCATATGGGTTATGCTTGATACCGTTGTTAACTCTATGGCATTGGTTGGTCCTTACGACCAAATTGATTATTCCAAAGTCTCTCCTTTTAACGGCCCACAATATTTTCATCCTTATTGTATCATTGACTggaacaaaaacaatagGACAAATATTCAAGACTGCTGGCAAAATTCTGGTGTACTTCTTGCTGACTTGAATGTGGAAAGCTCCTCTGTTAAATCTTACCTCAATAAACATATTAAACAAGCCGTGAATCATTTGGGATATGACGGTCTTCGTATAGATGCTGTGAAGATGATGAACGAAACATTTTTTCCAGAGTTTGTCGATTCTGCCGGTGTATTCGCTATCGGTGAGGTTTTCGATTACGATCCAAATGTCATGTGTGATTACATGAATTACCATTTGGGTGTAACCAACTATGTTGTTCGTTTGGGTTTTAACTTTAGTTTTATGGCTCATGACCAATTTGCCCCGACAGCGGGTTTCAAAACACTTCAAGATCAAATGAAATTGGTTACCACTGGTAATTGCTCAAAGGCTGATCTTGGGGGTAtgcttatttttttggataacCACGATTTGCCCCGTTATGCTTCTTATACTGATGATCAAGCAATTATCTTGTCCGCGTACAGTTTTGCTCTTCTGTGGGACGGTATTCCTTCTGTTTATTATGGGCAAGAACAAGGTTTTTATGGTGGAACAGATCCTGCCAATCGTGAAGCTCTTTGGTCTTCTGGTTATGATCAAACTAATCCTTACTATACTATGATTAAAACTATAGTCAATTTCCGAAAACACGTTATGGAACAAGATACCAAATTTACTCATGATACTTATGACATTGTGGACGTTGATGTGAATCATGTGGCAGCTAAAAAGCGCGATGTTTTCCTTCTATATAACAACCTTGGCATCAAAGATAATGGAACTGTTTACAAAGTTCCTACTCAGTACAACGAAAATGAGGTTGTTTCCGATGTATTTGGACATCGAACTTTAACTGTTGGACATGGAGGTAATATTACCGCTACACTAACTCATGGATATCCAATGGTTTTGTACCCTCATACAAAATTGTCTGACTTTACAATGCCTACAATTAATCAAACTGTCATGCCCAGTACTGCTCGTGAAAAAACTACTACCGTCTACACTTCATTTTATTCTCCTACTTATTCTACTCGCTCTTTTGCTGGTTCTCATAGTCTCATTACAATGTCCTCTTCTCATCGGGCTATTCCCTCATTTGAGACATTATTTTTCGCTTTTGTCTTTACCACTTTGGCtttcatattcttttgttaa
- the pho843 gene encoding plasma membrane inorganic phosphate transmembrane transporter Pho843 — protein sequence MGFKWNPFSKSKEPKEPLPLEQYEAADQKKLFGMVSKQEAKLLAIAGTGFLLDSYDLFIINLVTPIISYLYWGGLEGHEDYPSGIRGLVNAGTNIGNILGQLLFGFLGDFFGRQFVYGKEMMVVIIATILLISLPDRLPTPLDKSMWLFTFRVVLGIGIGGDYPMSASITSEQSLVHRRGALLAWIFSNQGWGTLIGCIATLVILACYRTSLEVHNNYHKLDGVWRIQFGIALLPAFLVLIPRMRMKESKQFKDSKNVHAVSEEESNSQMDDLKKNPEKLTPTELAQPEDAAKPTEKRSGSVQVEPRDNSSMTSKEPPSDKTEQQDQEQIKTGSTFIAYFSEWRHLRLLLGAAISWFLLDIAFYGVNLNQSVILNEMGFNSGKNQYRKLQKNAIGNLIIAIAGYVPGYWVSVFLIERMGRKWIQIQGFAICSLLFAVLAGKWHTISTAGRFVCIALAQFFFNFGPNTTSFVYPAEVFPSRVRAFSHGICAACGKAGAILSGLLFNKLTEVIGFDRVLWIFFACMILGIIFSLLLPETAGRDADLIDRLEIAALQEGKHSIIDRSEKWAWWKHGI from the coding sequence ATGGGTTTTAAATGGAATCCCTTCTCTAAAAGCAAAGAGCCCAAAGAGCCTCTTCCTTTAGAGCAATATGAAGCAGCTGACCAGAAAAAGCTGTTTGGCATGGTCAGCAAGCAAGAGGCTAAGCTCCTCGCCATTGCAGGAACCGGATTCTTGTTGGATAGTTATGATTTGTTCATTATCAACTTGGTAACTCCAATTATTTCCTACTTGTACTGGGGTGGTTTGGAAGGCCATGAAGATTACCCATCAGGAATTCGTGGCCTTGTAAATGCTGGTACAAACATCGGAAACATTTTGGGGCAGCTTCTTTTCGGGTTTTTGGGTGACTTCTTTGGCCGTCAATTCGTCTATGGTAAGGAAATGATGGTCGTTATCATCGCTACGATTCTTTTGATCAGTCTTCCCGACCGTCTTCCTACTCCCCTTGACAAGTCCATGTGGCTTTTCACTTTCCGTGTGGTACTCGGTATTGGTATTGGTGGTGATTATCCCATGTCTGCTTCCATCACGTCCGAACAGTCTTTGGTTCACCGCCGTGGTGCTTTGCTTGCTTGGATTTTCTCAAACCAAGGATGGGGTACCCTTATCGGTTGTATCGCTACTCTAGTCATTCTCGCGTGCTATAGAACGTCTTTAGAAGTGCATAATAATTACCACAAATTAGATGGTGTTTGGCGTATTCAGTTCGGCATCGCCTTGCTTCCcgcttttcttgttttgattcCTCGAATGagaatgaaagaatctAAACAATTTAAAGATTCAAAGAATGTTCATGCCGTtagtgaagaagaaagtaaTTCTCAAATGGAtgatttaaagaaaaacccaGAAAAACTTACTCCCACAGAGTTGGCTCAACCCGAGGATGCTGCAAAACCAACCGAAAAGAGATCTGGTTCAGTACAAGTTGAACCTCGCGATAATTCTTCCATGACTTCTAAAGAGCCTCCTTCTGATAAAACGGAACAACAGGATCAGGAACAAATTAAGACAGGGTCCACTTTTATTGCCTACTTCTCCGAGTGGAGACACTTGAGATTGTTGCTTGGTGCAGCTATCTCTTGGTTCCTTTTGGACATTGCATTTTATGGTGTCAATCTGAACCAGTCTGTCATTCTCAATGAGATGGGTTTTAACAGCGGAAAAAACCAGTACAGGAAATTACAGAAGAATGCTATTGGTAATCTGATTATAGCAATCGCTGGTTATGTTCCTGGATACTGGGTGAGTGtatttttaattgaaagaatgGGCCGTAAATGGATTCAAATCCAGGGTTTTGCTATTTGctctcttttgtttgctgtACTTGCTGGAAAATGGCACACCATCTCCACTGCTGGAAGGTTCGTTTGCATTGCTCTCGcccaatttttcttcaattttggaCCAAACACAACTTCATTTGTCTATCCAGCTGAAGTGTTCCCTTCAAGAGTTCGTGCTTTCTCTCATGGAATCTGTGCTGCCTGTGGTAAAGCTGGTGCAATTCTTTCGGGTCTATTATTTAATAAGTTAACTGAAGTAATTGGTTTCGACAGGGTGTTGTGGATATTCTTTGCCTGTATGATTTTAGGTATAATTTTCAGTTTACTTTTGCCCGAAACTGCTGGTCGCGATGCAGACTTGATTGATCGCCTTGAAATTGCTGCTTtacaagaaggaaagcaTTCCATTATTGACCGGTCCGAAAAATGGGCTTGGTGGAAACATGGGATATAA
- a CDS encoding mitochondrial MIB complex subunit, DNAJC11-like protein, which translates to MKFMMEETKELYEVLGLPVDATSAQIKDAYYRLSKLFHPDRHNVEQKTIAEQKFQRVQTAYEVLSDPIKRQIYDKYGMKGLKVDWDIGPLGQSAEELQQAIREQLQAKESQSLDSLIQNRTETNVMINATPLFAKNLRVRNPLALGMASTRELTLLERFSLVQWISYHLKSSFSIPLNTSKNLKIPIPKFFQGSSEDDEFSDHLDESEAVNGSTRLIFISEASAKIGARAQPSLSAVLRHQLSPSLSTETGLSLLRPGIATLKAVYALNNETFIIPMVRMASYKRPPQATIVIGRQISRYGTLSIRWKTGSWSLGNWGAAYPSNNASSFSIIWQQLKPSPDDPFPLLKWNAELTAGLMYSGIACNYNLKTVGPYQMQCGTSLSTVGGLQVTADANRKVFRHSAMGMTMAVAVPSGAITLNISWSRLGQKFSFPIMWSGAFDRSSIFWGLVLPIGTVLGIDNLFLRPRRISEAKRKRARRLQQHKKIHDTKKEEAEQTVTLMRELVQKKQKVETEKGGLIIEFAEYRTIPKNSVLTRRKEQVIRQDVTIPIASLVDDSRLVIPSSVSKSSIIGIYPLFSDADKELLIIYKFHQQSHHVLLREKQGVLLPNREHKLLQ; encoded by the exons atgaaatttatgatggaagaaacaaaagaattgtaCGAAGTCCTTGGACTTCCTGTCGAT GCTACTTCTGCACAAATTAAAGATGCATATTACAGACTCTCAAAGCTCTTTCACCCGGATAGACACAATgttgaacaaaaaacaattgcagAACAAAAGTTCCAGCGCGTACAGACCGCTTATGAAGTTCTTTCAGACCCGATAAAGCGCCAGATTTATGATAAATACGGCATGAAAGGACTAAAGGTTGACTGGGATATTGGTCCTCTTGGACAGTCAGCTGAAGAACTGCAGCAAGCTATCCGTGAACAACTTCAAGCTAAAGAGTCTCAGAGCTTGGACTCCTTAATTCAAAATAGAACTGAGACAAATGTTATGATTAACGCTACCCCTTTATTCGCAAAAAATTTGCGTGTCCGTAATCCATTGGCATTAGGCATGGCTTCGACCAGAGAACTGACATTACTCGAACGTTTCTCTTTGGTGCAATGGATATCATATCATTTAAAGAGTTCATTTAGTATTCCCTTGAACACttccaaaaatttaaaaattccTATTCcgaaattttttcaaggctcttctgaagatgatgaatttTCCGATCATCTAGATGAAAGTGAGGCTGTAAATGGCTCAACGCgtcttatttttatttccgAAGCATCCGCAAAAATAGGAGCTAGGGCCCAGCCTTCTCTTTCCGCCGTTCTCCGACATCAACTGTCTCCTAGCCTAAGCACGGAAACAGGATTATCCCTTTTACGCCCAGGAATTGCTACTCTCAAAGCTGTATATGCTCTGAACAATGAAACGTTTATTATTCCTATGGTTCGCATGGCTTCCTACAAGCGTCCACCCCAGGCTACCATCGTGATTGGCCGTCAAATCTCTCGATACGGCACGCTTTCTATACGCTGGAAAACCGGTAGTTGGTCTCTAGGTAATTGGGGAGCTGCGTATCCTTCAAACAAcgcatcttctttttccataatCTGGCAACAACTCAAGCCTTCACCAGATGATCCTTTCCCACTTTTGAAATGGAACGCTGAACTGACAGCTGGACTAATGTATAGCGGGATTGCTTGCAATTACAATCTCAAAACCGTAGGTCCATATCAAATGCAATGTGGTACATCCCTCAGTACTGTGGGAGGTTTACAAGTTACTGCAGACGCGAATCGAAAAGTTTTCCGTCATAGCGCCATGGGTATGACTATGGCTGTTGCTGTTCCGTCTGGTGCCATCACTTTGAACATTAG TTGGTCTAGATTGGGccaaaagttttctttccctATTATGTGGAGCGGCGCGTTTGACAGATCGTCGATATTTTGGGGATTGGTTTTACCAATTGGCACAGTTTTAGGCATTGATAATCTTTTCCTACGCCCCAGACGTATATCTGAGGCTAAGCGCAAGAGAGCTCGTCGTCTGCAAcaacataaaaaaatacatgacacaaagaaagaagaggcCGAGCAAACAGTTACGTTAATGAGAGAACTTGTgcagaaaaagcaaaaagtgGAAACCGAAAAAGGCGGTCTCATTATCGAATTTGCAGAATACAGAACTATTCCCAAAAATTCAGTCTTGACTAGACGAAAAGAGCAGGTCATAAGACAAGATGTTACCATACCAATTGCTTCTCTGGTCGACGATTCTCGTTTAGTTATCCCTTCCAGTGTTTCCAAA TCTTCAATTATTGGAATTTACCCTCTATTTTCCGATGCTGATAAAGAATTGCTGattatttataaatttcatcAGCAGTCTCATCATGTTTTGTTACGAGAAAAACAAGGGGTTCTTTTGCCTAATCGAG AACACAAGTTGTTACAATAA
- the dbl1 gene encoding double strand break localizing Dbl1: MPDSPKSDQPCVSWKLSPLKSKSLSDEQISQLFTKSSGESNPVINDPVVNLWDRLQQNQVVYRSVSMPSSTTSNKSVSTDNSRNNLKRSRTLDLNSDENPEPKNKLSRVSNLVSLLRATIDRREEQRKKNIEEKYIHPDFNDQSYNDEEPSDIDRESSNSQDSGTENTQTQQTLDEGVPNDATNDSILNDEDDDGDDFFVDDEDLQRLQDIENKWVTSQPAPSTQDKTQVQDNFVDPS; encoded by the coding sequence ATGCCAGATTCACCAAAAAGTGATCAGCCATGTGTTTCTTGGAAATTGTCACCACTGAAAAGTAAATCATTGTCTGATGAGCAAATCTCCCAGCTATTCACTAAGTCTTCAGGAGAGTCCAATCCGGTTATTAATGATCCGGTGGTCAATCTTTGGGATCGACTGCAACAAAATCAAGTTGTGTACCGATCTGTGTCTATGCCATCAAGTACAACAAGCAACAAGTCTGTCAGTACAGATAACTCAAGGAATAATTTAAAGCGGTCAAGAACCTTGGATTTGAACTCAGATGAAAATCCAGAACCAAAGAACAAGCTATCCCGTGTATCTAATTTGGTGAGCTTGTTACGAGCTACGATCGATAGAAGAGAAGAacagagaaagaaaaacattgaagaaaagtatATTCATCCTGATTTCAATGACCAAAGTTATAATGACGAGGAGCCTTCGGATATCGATCGAGAGTCGAGCAATTCTCAAGATTCAGGTACAGAGAATACCCAAACCCAACAAACCTTAGACGAGGGGGTACCAAATGATGCCACGAATGATTCTATATTGAATGACGAGGATGATGATGGAGATGATTTCTTTGTCGACGATGAAGATTTGCAAAGACTACAGGACATTGAGAATAAATGGGTAACCTCTCAGCCTGCACCAAGCACGCAGGATAAAACGCAAGTGCAAGATAATTTTGTAGACCCCAGCTAA
- a CDS encoding mitochondrial LYR family protein, implicated in protein assembly or maturation codes for MSAAWRKKLPITHKAECLNVYKGLLKCCDQFVEPEYQSVLSEIIRTRTRHYQHVTNAYKTEYLLNNAKKYRERLELANRGQLPAEDIRQEIIKKYKSYSLPKKQETPMKRDQPLALKLPKPKKSMSIHDYVRDGKILYHFVMTTGGDAFLRPKYWPQSERISMILKNHVETKERRHRLIQAMNRMVYHTSLEDEFLKPYTNEDLGFTQSLLENVHEIGKKLERSYQQGSKSWHITSQLYKMIVKESERQRLEKQYLKTWKSLGRIKPYK; via the exons ATGAGTGCGGCATGGCGGAAGAAATTACCAATTACCCATAAAGCAGAATGCTTAAATGTTTATAAAGGGCTATTAAAATGTTGTGATCAATTTGTAGAGCCCGAATACCAATCCGTTCTTTCAGAAATAATACGAACAAGGACCCGGCATTATCAGCACGTAACCAATGCATATAAAACCGAATACCTTTTAAATAATGCTAAGAAG TATCGTGAACGACTTGAACTGGCCAACCGAGGTCAATTGCCGGCGGAAGATATACGACaggaaataataaaaaaatataagtCCTATtcattaccaaaaaaacaagaaacacCCATGAAGCGAGATCAGCCTCTAGCTTTAAAATtaccaaaaccaaaaaagtcaaTGTCTATTCACGATTATGTCCGTGATGGGAAAATCCTTTATCATTTTGTAATGACGACAGGAGGAGACGCATTTCTGCGTCCTAAATATTGGCCACAAAGTGAGCGTATAAGTATGatattgaaaaatcatGTCGAGACCAAAGAACGTAGACACCGACTTATTCAAGCAATGAACCGTATGGTCTATCATACATCCTTAGAAGACGAATTTCTAAAACCATATACAAATGAAGACTTAGGATTTACACAATCACTCTTAGAGAATGTCCAcgaaattggaaaaaagcTTGAACGATCTTATCAACAGGGGTCTAAATCATGGCACATCACGAGCCAGTTATATAAAATGATTGTTAAGGAATCCGAAAGACAACGACtagaaaaacaatatttAAAAACCTGGAAAAGTTTAGGAAGGATAAAGccatataaataa